Proteins encoded by one window of Clostridium bornimense:
- a CDS encoding LacI family DNA-binding transcriptional regulator: MNIRDIANLAGVGVSTVSRVINNKPDVNKETREKVLEVIKETKFVPNNNARNLKKNETNSIGVLVKGVFNPFFTEMIDVISKEISRSSYTMILQHHDYSKKSEIDNLISFIKDKKLQGLICLGGNFIDVNDELFEKVKIPVVLTSVNTTYDRRHINFSTVGIENDKASYISTSYLISIGHRNIAIIIGDVNDYGISGLRMKGYIEALRDNNIPYNKNYVSVGNYNSEGAYNATIELLKKFKEITAIFAISDVMAIGCAKAASDMGLEIGKDISIIGFDGMDVSKFYVPAITTTVQPKEEMAKVSINLLIKLINKEESHKHILLNTYLVKRQSCSKLKILNNKF, from the coding sequence ATGAATATAAGGGATATTGCAAATCTTGCTGGAGTTGGTGTTAGCACTGTATCTAGAGTAATTAACAATAAACCAGATGTAAATAAAGAGACTAGAGAAAAAGTATTAGAGGTTATTAAGGAAACAAAATTTGTACCTAATAATAATGCAAGGAATCTAAAGAAGAATGAGACAAATAGTATAGGAGTTTTAGTAAAAGGAGTTTTTAATCCTTTTTTTACAGAAATGATAGATGTTATAAGTAAAGAAATTTCGAGATCATCTTATACAATGATACTTCAACATCATGATTATAGTAAGAAAAGTGAGATTGATAACTTAATATCTTTTATAAAAGATAAAAAACTTCAGGGATTAATATGTCTTGGAGGAAACTTTATAGATGTAAATGATGAATTATTTGAAAAAGTGAAAATTCCAGTAGTATTGACTTCTGTAAATACAACATATGATAGGCGTCATATAAATTTCTCTACTGTGGGAATAGAAAACGATAAGGCTAGCTATATATCTACTAGTTACTTAATAAGTATCGGTCATAGAAATATAGCTATAATTATTGGTGATGTAAACGATTATGGTATTAGTGGCCTCAGAATGAAGGGCTATATAGAGGCATTAAGAGATAATAATATTCCATATAATAAAAATTATGTTTCTGTTGGTAATTATAATAGTGAAGGTGCTTATAATGCTACTATAGAACTTTTAAAGAAATTTAAAGAGATAACAGCAATTTTTGCTATATCAGATGTTATGGCTATAGGCTGTGCTAAGGCTGCTAGTGATATGGGACTAGAGATAGGAAAAGATATTTCCATCATTGGATTTGACGGAATGGATGTAAGCAAATTTTATGTTCCGGCTATAACAACTACTGTTCAACCTAAGGAAGAAATGGCTAAGGTTAGTATTAATTTATTGATCAAATTGATAAATAAAGAAGAAAGTCATAAACATATTTTATTAAATACCTATTTAGTAAAAAGACAGTCCTGTAGTAAATTAAAAATATTAAACAATAAATTTTGA
- the hisS gene encoding histidine--tRNA ligase, translating to MAIQAPKGTKDLLPTESYKWQYLEENLRKIAHTYGCREIRTPIFESTELFLRGVGETTDVVQKEMYTFEDKGGRSVTLKPEGTSPAVRAFIESSLFNEAQPTKMYYFTPVFRYENVQKGRLRQHHQFGVEVFGAKDAAQDAEIISLAMSVFKNLGIKGLKLNINNIGCEKCRPKYNKALIEYLNSSKDDLCGTCLTRLEKNPLRILDCKVDKCKEITKNAPLIIDHVCDECKEHFEELKGYLEALGMEYTVNPFIVRGLDYYTKTVFEIINKDITVCGGGRYDRLIGEVGGPTMPAVGFGMGIERLLLTLSEEGIEIPEPVHIHLYVGSMDLESKKEALKLANKLRGEGIACEIDVTGRNLKPQMKYANKIKAAFTVILGSTEIEERKANFKRMSDGEITNISLDDIEAIAKLIKESL from the coding sequence ATGGCAATACAAGCACCTAAGGGTACTAAAGATTTATTACCTACAGAATCTTATAAGTGGCAATATTTAGAGGAGAACTTAAGAAAAATTGCCCATACTTATGGTTGTAGAGAGATAAGAACTCCAATTTTTGAATCTACAGAGTTATTTTTAAGAGGTGTTGGTGAAACAACAGATGTAGTTCAAAAAGAAATGTATACTTTTGAAGACAAAGGTGGAAGAAGTGTAACGTTAAAACCTGAAGGTACATCACCAGCAGTAAGAGCGTTTATAGAAAGTTCTTTATTTAATGAAGCACAGCCAACTAAGATGTACTATTTTACACCAGTGTTTAGATACGAAAATGTACAAAAAGGTAGACTTAGACAACATCATCAATTTGGTGTAGAAGTTTTTGGAGCAAAAGATGCAGCTCAGGATGCTGAAATAATTTCTCTTGCAATGTCAGTATTTAAAAATCTAGGCATTAAGGGATTAAAGCTTAATATAAACAACATAGGTTGCGAAAAATGTAGACCAAAATATAATAAAGCACTTATAGAATATTTAAATTCTTCTAAAGATGATTTATGTGGTACTTGTTTAACAAGACTTGAAAAGAATCCTCTTAGAATCTTAGATTGTAAAGTTGATAAGTGTAAAGAGATTACTAAAAATGCACCACTTATAATTGATCATGTTTGTGATGAATGTAAAGAGCATTTTGAAGAACTAAAAGGATATTTAGAAGCTCTAGGAATGGAATATACAGTAAATCCATTTATAGTTAGAGGATTAGATTATTATACAAAAACAGTTTTTGAAATAATTAATAAAGATATAACTGTTTGTGGTGGGGGAAGATATGATAGACTAATAGGAGAAGTAGGAGGACCGACTATGCCAGCAGTAGGGTTTGGTATGGGTATAGAAAGATTACTTCTTACTTTATCAGAAGAAGGAATAGAAATTCCTGAGCCTGTTCACATTCATTTATATGTAGGATCTATGGATTTAGAAAGTAAAAAGGAAGCTTTAAAATTAGCTAACAAATTAAGAGGAGAGGGTATTGCTTGTGAAATTGATGTTACAGGTAGAAATTTAAAGCCTCAAATGAAATATGCTAATAAGATAAAGGCTGCTTTCACAGTAATTCTAGGTAGTACTGAAATAGAGGAAAGAAAAGCTAATTTCAAGAGAATGAGTGATGGTGAAATAACTAATATATCTTTAGATGATATAGAAGCAATTGCAAAGTTAATAAAGGAAAGTTTATAG
- a CDS encoding sugar ABC transporter permease produces the protein MAETNLKYKKKLRSDQIRSAWFGRLFIWIMIVITMFPILAVIAASLSPGQAFTASIWPKNPTLENYKIVLQETDFLIWVKNSMIICISVALLQTTTSVLAAFAFARLKFTGRKSGLMALLILQMFPNTMALPAIIKIVFDLNLSNSMLVLILLVGAGSAYYIWLIKGTIDGIPMELSEAAYIDGATTFQMFRKIIFPLLRNMMIVIFLLSFIAAYSEFIFTSSILKDTELKTISTGLQQFITNNFSGKWTQYSAAAVMSSLPVVILFLCSQKYISKGLVSGAVKG, from the coding sequence ATGGCTGAGACTAACTTAAAATATAAAAAGAAATTAAGATCAGATCAAATTAGGTCTGCTTGGTTTGGAAGATTATTTATATGGATAATGATAGTAATTACCATGTTTCCAATATTAGCAGTAATTGCGGCTTCATTAAGTCCAGGACAAGCTTTCACAGCAAGTATTTGGCCTAAAAATCCAACATTAGAGAATTATAAAATAGTTCTACAAGAAACTGACTTTTTAATCTGGGTTAAGAACTCAATGATTATTTGTATTTCAGTAGCTTTACTTCAAACAACAACATCAGTGTTAGCAGCATTTGCTTTCGCAAGATTAAAGTTTACTGGTAGAAAATCAGGATTGATGGCATTATTAATTCTTCAAATGTTCCCAAATACTATGGCATTACCAGCAATTATAAAAATCGTCTTTGATTTAAATTTATCAAATAGTATGTTAGTCCTTATATTATTAGTAGGTGCAGGTAGTGCATATTATATATGGCTTATCAAAGGAACAATAGATGGTATCCCTATGGAGCTTTCAGAAGCAGCATATATTGATGGTGCAACTACATTCCAAATGTTTAGGAAAATAATATTCCCATTACTTAGAAATATGATGATTGTTATTTTCTTATTATCATTTATAGCAGCATATAGTGAATTTATATTTACATCATCAATTTTAAAAGATACTGAATTAAAAACTATATCAACTGGATTACAACAATTTATTACGAATAATTTCTCAGGAAAGTGGACACAATATTCAGCTGCCGCTGTTATGTCATCACTTCCAGTAGTAATATTATTCTTATGTTCACAAAAGTATATATCTAAGGGACTAGTTTCAGGAGCTGTTAAGGGTTGA
- a CDS encoding ABC transporter ATP-binding protein: MANLSLKNIYKIYPGDVVAVKDFNLEIEDKEFVIFVGPSGCGKSTTLRMIAGLEDISKGELYIGDKLMNDVAPKERDIAMVFQSYALYPHMSVYDNMAFALKLKKEPKDVIDKKVREAAKSLDIEHLLDRKPSALSGGQRQRVALGRSIVREPKVFLMDEPLSNLDAKLRVQMRTVISKLHHKLQTTFIYVTHDQVEAMTMGTKIVVMKDGIIQQVASPTELYDHPVNKFVGSFIGSPQMNFVDVTVVEENGTCYAKFGKEKVAVSDKIGESLRNKGYINKEVTMGIRPEHINYNKEQLQAYPNSVVKGEIENVEIMGAESYIHFNLGGNTIVSRVTGSTSLQVGNVTDFAMYDTKFHFFDKETELRIG, translated from the coding sequence ATGGCAAATTTATCATTGAAGAATATATACAAGATATATCCAGGAGATGTAGTTGCAGTAAAAGACTTTAATCTTGAAATAGAAGATAAAGAATTTGTTATTTTCGTAGGTCCATCTGGTTGTGGTAAATCTACAACATTAAGAATGATTGCTGGATTAGAAGATATCTCTAAAGGTGAGTTATATATCGGCGATAAATTAATGAACGATGTAGCACCTAAGGAAAGAGATATAGCAATGGTATTCCAAAGCTATGCATTATATCCACATATGTCAGTATATGACAATATGGCGTTCGCATTAAAGCTTAAAAAAGAACCTAAAGATGTAATCGATAAGAAGGTAAGAGAAGCAGCGAAAAGCCTAGATATTGAGCATTTGTTAGATAGAAAACCATCAGCATTATCAGGAGGTCAAAGACAAAGAGTTGCATTAGGAAGATCAATAGTAAGAGAACCTAAAGTATTCTTAATGGACGAGCCTCTATCAAACTTAGATGCAAAGTTAAGAGTTCAAATGAGAACTGTAATTAGTAAATTACATCACAAACTTCAAACAACATTTATATATGTTACTCATGACCAAGTAGAAGCTATGACAATGGGTACAAAAATAGTAGTTATGAAGGATGGAATAATACAACAAGTTGCATCTCCAACTGAACTATATGATCATCCAGTAAATAAATTTGTGGGAAGTTTCATAGGAAGTCCTCAAATGAATTTTGTAGATGTTACTGTAGTTGAAGAAAATGGTACATGCTATGCTAAGTTTGGTAAAGAGAAAGTAGCTGTATCTGATAAAATAGGAGAATCACTTAGAAATAAGGGATATATTAATAAAGAAGTTACAATGGGTATAAGACCAGAACATATAAATTATAATAAAGAACAATTACAAGCATATCCAAATTCTGTAGTTAAGGGAGAAATAGAAAACGTTGAGATAATGGGAGCAGAAAGTTACATACACTTCAATTTAGGAGGTAATACTATCGTATCAAGAGTAACTGGTAGTACATCACTACAAGTTGGTAACGTTACCGATTTTGCAATGTATGATACAAAGTTCCACTTCTTTGACAAGGAAACAGAATTAAGAATTGGATAA
- a CDS encoding PucR family transcriptional regulator: MYSFKGSFKHLLENINIPFTIKTYEGEILVDSINSENEEKVETVVTFNDKTLIIETLSKYSICLDLLKYCIEVKLNELLKSKEEIISEIIKGQDVSEEVIKEIIPFVLDEFNLINLKLNQYDNNIIERLNEIFQKENAIIDKIDNYIVIVCISNDINETISKIINYINGDEKYYLSYANVKTVFELRDKFKVTKGRIELAKKYQLSSKVYSEKSLLFEEVIDCIDKKEKEKIYYNFYEAFSKFDEELIRTIEIFFNSGLCVSEASEKLYIHRNTLLYRIEKIKKISHYDISKFNEAAEFKIPFLICKSMMNNDIK, translated from the coding sequence ATGTACAGTTTCAAAGGATCTTTTAAACACTTACTAGAAAACATAAATATACCATTTACAATTAAAACCTATGAAGGAGAAATTCTGGTAGATTCTATTAATAGTGAAAATGAAGAAAAAGTAGAGACTGTAGTAACCTTTAATGACAAAACATTGATCATTGAAACTCTATCGAAATATAGTATATGTTTAGATCTTCTAAAATATTGTATAGAGGTAAAGTTAAATGAACTACTAAAATCAAAAGAGGAAATTATATCAGAAATAATAAAAGGACAAGATGTTTCTGAAGAGGTTATTAAGGAAATAATACCTTTTGTATTAGATGAATTTAATCTCATTAATTTAAAACTAAATCAATATGATAACAATATAATAGAAAGACTTAATGAAATTTTTCAAAAAGAAAATGCAATAATAGATAAAATAGATAATTATATAGTTATAGTTTGTATATCTAATGATATAAATGAAACAATTAGTAAAATAATTAATTATATTAACGGAGATGAAAAATATTATTTAAGTTATGCTAATGTAAAGACAGTTTTTGAATTAAGAGATAAATTTAAAGTAACTAAAGGTAGAATAGAATTAGCTAAGAAATATCAATTGTCTTCTAAGGTATATAGTGAAAAAAGTTTGCTTTTCGAAGAAGTAATCGATTGTATAGATAAAAAAGAGAAAGAAAAAATTTATTATAATTTTTATGAGGCATTTTCAAAATTTGATGAAGAGCTTATAAGGACTATTGAAATTTTCTTTAATAGTGGTTTATGTGTTAGTGAAGCTTCAGAAAAGTTATATATACATAGAAATACTCTTTTATATCGAATAGAAAAGATTAAGAAGATATCTCATTATGATATTAGTAAATTTAATGAGGCAGCAGAATTTAAAATACCTTTTCTGATATGTAAATCTATGATGAATAATGATATCAAATAG
- a CDS encoding sugar ABC transporter substrate-binding protein — translation MGKRTKLLATLVAGVLLSTTALVGCEKSGDSDGDSKELLIYVNSVKSEYDAFNKIAQDWAKEKGYKVKVQFNESTKFQDLMPVMKSKNGPDIILGVPHDNLGNFVKANLVAEVPEGTIDTSEVTTDEIINAVSVEGKQYGIPTGSETVALFYNKDKVSEVPATMEDLVKKAKDDKLGFQYDLTNFFYSAGFILSGDGYIFQKDADGKYDTSDIGFDSESDIEGFKFIKSLKDDGLMDEATNYDSAKKAFLNGDSAFYISGPWDVSAFEEANVNFGVAPIPTLNGKTVSPFLGVQMGFVNKNSSNQDLAFEFFKDNYDELCNKSCEVGNRLPVLKSIELEKDALNQFTKATENAKMTPNIPEISSVWDPVKNNVTLMLQGQQSAEDAGKNAEKDLANAIK, via the coding sequence ATGGGAAAACGTACTAAATTATTAGCAACATTAGTTGCAGGAGTTTTATTATCAACAACAGCTTTAGTTGGTTGTGAAAAGTCAGGGGATAGTGACGGAGATTCAAAAGAATTACTTATTTATGTAAATTCTGTAAAGAGTGAATATGATGCATTTAATAAAATAGCACAAGATTGGGCTAAAGAAAAAGGATATAAAGTAAAAGTTCAATTCAATGAAAGTACAAAATTCCAAGATTTAATGCCAGTAATGAAGAGTAAAAATGGTCCTGACATCATTTTAGGTGTTCCACATGATAACTTAGGAAACTTTGTTAAAGCTAACTTAGTAGCAGAAGTACCAGAAGGAACAATTGATACATCTGAAGTTACAACAGATGAAATCATTAATGCTGTATCTGTTGAAGGAAAACAATACGGAATACCAACTGGATCAGAAACAGTAGCATTATTCTATAATAAGGATAAAGTATCAGAAGTACCTGCAACTATGGAGGACTTAGTAAAGAAAGCTAAAGATGATAAGCTTGGTTTCCAATATGACTTAACAAACTTCTTCTATAGTGCTGGATTCATACTATCAGGAGATGGATATATATTCCAAAAAGATGCTGATGGTAAATACGATACTAGTGATATTGGTTTCGATAGCGAAAGTGATATTGAAGGATTTAAATTTATTAAGAGCTTAAAAGATGATGGATTAATGGATGAAGCAACTAACTATGATAGTGCAAAAAAAGCATTCTTAAATGGGGATTCAGCTTTCTATATCAGTGGTCCATGGGATGTTTCAGCTTTTGAAGAAGCTAATGTAAACTTTGGAGTTGCACCAATACCAACACTTAATGGTAAAACTGTTTCACCATTCTTAGGAGTTCAAATGGGATTTGTAAATAAAAATTCTAGTAATCAAGATTTAGCTTTTGAATTCTTTAAAGATAATTATGATGAATTATGTAATAAGTCTTGTGAAGTAGGTAATAGATTACCAGTATTAAAATCAATTGAATTAGAAAAAGATGCGTTAAATCAATTTACTAAAGCAACTGAAAATGCTAAGATGACTCCAAATATACCAGAAATATCAAGCGTATGGGATCCTGTAAAGAATAATGTAACTCTTATGCTTCAAGGACAACAAAGTGCTGAAGATGCTGGTAAAAATGCAGAAAAAGATTTAGCAAATGCTATAAAATAG
- the aspS gene encoding aspartate--tRNA ligase translates to MAVSINGLKRTVMCGEVTEEYIGKRITVMGWVQRKRNLGSLVFIDLRDIKGILQAVFGEEINKEAFAIADTLKSEYCVAITGEVVRRESPNNSMVTGQVELKGEEVVIFSESETPPIYIKEDLDAAENIRLKYRYLDLRRPDMQKLFVIRHKTTSIIRNYLSDHGFLEMETPILTKSTPEGARDYLVPSRNYNGQFYALPQSPQLFKQLLMVSGFDRYYQIAKCFRDEDLRANRQPEFTQVDMELSFVDMDDVMTLNEGLISKVFKEVLNVDVKTPFMRMPYKEAMDKYGSDKPDIRFGMEINDITNIVSDMDFVVFKSNIEEGGFVKAINFEGGAALGRKQIDKLVDFAKDHKAKGLIWIAYKEDGVKSSIAKFLSEEKANEIKEAMGAKDGDLVLIVSDAYKNAVESLGALRLHIAKEFDLIKNKDEFKFLWVTEFPLLSYDEEEKRYVAEHHPFTMPMDEDLELLTTDPLKVRAKAYDMVLNGEELGGGSIRIHDSKLQEKLFNTIGFSDEEAEEKFGFLLQAFKFGPPPHGGLAFGLDRMIMFLGGTDNIKDVITFPKNQNAACPMTEAPGMVDEKQLKELGIKVIEKEDK, encoded by the coding sequence ATGGCAGTGAGTATTAATGGGTTAAAAAGAACCGTAATGTGCGGGGAAGTAACAGAAGAGTATATTGGAAAAAGAATAACAGTAATGGGCTGGGTTCAAAGAAAAAGAAATCTAGGTTCATTAGTATTTATTGATTTAAGAGATATCAAAGGAATACTTCAAGCTGTTTTTGGTGAAGAAATAAATAAGGAAGCTTTTGCTATAGCAGATACATTAAAAAGTGAGTATTGTGTTGCTATAACAGGAGAAGTTGTTAGAAGAGAGTCACCAAACAATTCAATGGTTACAGGGCAAGTAGAACTTAAGGGGGAAGAAGTTGTTATTTTCTCTGAAAGTGAAACACCTCCTATTTATATAAAAGAAGATTTAGATGCGGCAGAAAATATAAGATTAAAATATAGATATCTAGATCTTAGAAGACCAGATATGCAAAAGTTATTTGTGATAAGACATAAAACTACTTCAATCATTAGAAATTATCTTAGTGACCATGGGTTCTTAGAAATGGAAACACCAATATTAACAAAATCTACTCCAGAAGGAGCTAGAGATTATCTTGTTCCAAGTAGAAATTATAATGGACAGTTTTATGCATTACCACAATCACCACAATTATTTAAGCAATTATTAATGGTATCTGGCTTTGATAGATATTATCAAATTGCTAAATGTTTCAGAGATGAGGATTTAAGAGCAAATAGACAACCAGAATTTACTCAAGTAGATATGGAGTTATCTTTTGTAGATATGGATGATGTTATGACTTTAAATGAAGGATTAATATCAAAAGTGTTTAAGGAAGTATTAAATGTTGATGTTAAGACACCATTTATGAGAATGCCTTATAAAGAAGCAATGGATAAGTACGGAAGTGATAAGCCAGATATAAGATTTGGTATGGAGATAAATGATATCACAAATATAGTTTCAGATATGGATTTTGTTGTATTTAAGAGCAATATAGAAGAAGGTGGTTTTGTAAAAGCTATTAACTTTGAAGGTGGAGCAGCTCTTGGAAGAAAGCAAATTGATAAGTTGGTTGATTTTGCCAAGGATCATAAAGCAAAAGGTCTTATTTGGATTGCATATAAAGAAGATGGGGTTAAGTCATCTATAGCTAAATTCTTAAGTGAGGAAAAAGCAAATGAAATAAAAGAAGCTATGGGAGCTAAAGATGGAGATCTTGTTCTTATTGTTTCAGATGCATATAAAAATGCTGTTGAATCATTAGGTGCACTTAGACTTCATATTGCTAAGGAATTTGACTTAATTAAGAATAAAGATGAATTCAAATTCTTATGGGTTACAGAATTCCCACTATTATCTTATGATGAAGAAGAAAAGAGATATGTAGCAGAACATCATCCATTCACAATGCCAATGGATGAAGATTTAGAACTTTTAACTACTGATCCATTAAAAGTAAGAGCGAAAGCTTACGATATGGTTCTTAATGGTGAAGAGCTTGGTGGAGGATCTATAAGAATTCATGATTCAAAGCTACAAGAAAAGTTATTTAATACAATAGGCTTTAGTGATGAAGAAGCAGAAGAAAAGTTCGGTTTCTTATTACAAGCATTTAAGTTTGGACCACCACCACATGGAGGATTAGCTTTTGGTTTAGATAGAATGATTATGTTCTTAGGTGGAACAGATAACATAAAAGATGTTATAACATTCCCTAAAAATCAAAACGCTGCATGTCCTATGACAGAGGCACCAGGTATGGTAGATGAAAAACAATTAAAAGAATTAGGAATTAAAGTAATAGAAAAAGAAGATAAGTAA
- a CDS encoding coproporphyrinogen III oxidase: MKIKLSDETYRYEIYHTVAIFYGYNEVEVVDSNENFYIKVNPFSIEIVGEGKNFVYNFLEDLPVKTNIRNGIFKFFSEITGVEIPWGTIVGIRPTKKVIILKEQGLSDEEIVDYMKKYHFTREDKTRLCLDVVNKEIKFVNKDKNTISIYVGMAFCPTKCLYCSFTSNPIGSNKKLVSPYLEALMKEIDFVREYVKKKSLNIETVYFGGGTPTSVDEKEFELVMNNIYNSFIKDYSIKEFTVECGRPDSITRGKLETMKKFNVSRISINPQTMNDDTLKAIGRGHTAKDVVDKFNLARELGFNNINMDLIVGLPGEGCSHIDNTVKAIEDLKPEGITVHGLSIKKGSNLERLILQGKLSAEPNLEEVLYSYKKINELATKLNMKPYYMYRQKNMVGNMENVGFSIEGHEGIYNIEMIEEKQNIIAIGSDAVSKIIFNDENRLERFPNLKDVREYVNRIDELILRKEKFLNERW; the protein is encoded by the coding sequence ATGAAAATAAAATTATCAGATGAGACATATAGGTATGAGATTTATCATACAGTAGCTATATTTTATGGATATAACGAAGTAGAAGTAGTAGATAGTAATGAAAATTTTTATATAAAGGTTAATCCCTTCTCCATAGAAATAGTAGGAGAGGGGAAGAATTTTGTCTATAACTTTTTAGAAGATTTACCTGTTAAAACTAATATAAGAAATGGTATTTTTAAGTTCTTTTCAGAGATTACAGGAGTAGAAATACCATGGGGAACAATTGTAGGTATTAGACCAACGAAAAAGGTTATAATTTTAAAAGAACAAGGTCTTTCCGATGAAGAAATAGTAGACTATATGAAAAAATATCATTTTACTAGAGAAGATAAAACTAGACTTTGCTTAGATGTAGTAAATAAAGAAATCAAATTTGTTAATAAAGATAAGAATACAATTTCAATATATGTAGGTATGGCATTTTGTCCAACTAAATGTTTATACTGTTCTTTTACGTCAAATCCTATAGGAAGTAATAAGAAACTTGTATCTCCTTATTTAGAGGCATTAATGAAGGAGATAGATTTTGTAAGAGAATATGTTAAGAAAAAATCTCTTAATATAGAGACAGTGTACTTTGGTGGAGGTACTCCAACATCTGTTGATGAAAAAGAATTTGAACTAGTGATGAATAATATATACAATAGTTTTATAAAGGATTATTCTATAAAAGAGTTTACTGTAGAATGTGGAAGGCCGGACTCTATAACTAGAGGAAAACTAGAAACTATGAAGAAGTTTAATGTATCAAGAATATCAATAAATCCTCAGACTATGAATGATGATACATTAAAAGCTATAGGCAGAGGGCATACTGCCAAGGATGTTGTAGATAAGTTTAATTTAGCTAGAGAGCTAGGTTTTAATAATATAAATATGGACTTAATTGTTGGGCTTCCTGGTGAAGGTTGCAGTCATATAGATAATACAGTAAAAGCAATAGAAGATCTTAAGCCAGAAGGTATAACAGTTCATGGCCTTTCAATTAAGAAAGGATCCAATTTGGAGAGACTTATTCTTCAAGGTAAGTTATCAGCGGAACCTAATTTGGAAGAAGTTTTATATAGTTATAAAAAGATAAATGAATTAGCAACAAAGCTAAATATGAAACCATATTATATGTATAGACAAAAAAATATGGTTGGAAATATGGAGAATGTAGGATTTTCAATAGAAGGACATGAGGGCATATACAATATAGAAATGATTGAGGAAAAACAAAATATCATTGCTATAGGTAGTGATGCTGTATCAAAAATAATATTTAATGATGAAAATAGATTAGAGAGATTTCCTAATCTTAAAGATGTTAGAGAATATGTAAATAGAATAGATGAGCTTATTTTAAGAAAAGAAAAGTTTTTAAATGAGCGATGGTGA
- a CDS encoding carbohydrate ABC transporter permease, with product MVKKKKDGVKAAVYLFPALISIFIFVVLPMIYTIYMSFTNYDQFTQGSADLVGFSNYIDVLTGDFSKVFIPVFLWTLVFAIAITAGSFIVGLLLAMVLNNPNIKEAGIYKAILILPWALPVTVAILSWQGLLNGNSGTINVLLQQLHIIEEPIKFLTDPLLARISVILVSIWLGFPYMMNVCLGSLAAIPDTYYEAAEIDGASKFTQFMKITLPSLAQTAYPLLITSFAFNFNNFSSAYLITEGNPPKAGSPYAGYTDILASTNYKLSTVNGKYAIGATLSILVFIVLATISYVQMKASGQFEEVN from the coding sequence ATGGTAAAAAAGAAAAAGGATGGAGTTAAAGCTGCAGTATATTTATTTCCAGCACTAATTTCTATTTTTATATTTGTTGTTTTACCTATGATATATACAATATATATGTCATTTACAAATTATGATCAGTTCACTCAAGGTAGTGCTGATTTAGTAGGATTTAGTAATTATATAGATGTATTAACTGGAGATTTTTCAAAAGTATTTATTCCAGTTTTTCTATGGACTTTAGTATTCGCTATAGCAATAACAGCAGGAAGTTTTATAGTAGGACTATTATTAGCAATGGTATTAAATAATCCGAATATTAAAGAAGCTGGAATATACAAGGCAATATTAATTTTACCATGGGCATTACCAGTAACAGTAGCTATATTATCATGGCAAGGGTTATTGAATGGTAACTCTGGAACTATAAATGTATTATTACAACAATTACATATTATAGAGGAACCAATAAAATTCTTAACAGATCCATTATTGGCAAGAATATCTGTAATACTTGTTAGTATATGGCTTGGATTCCCATATATGATGAATGTATGTCTTGGATCACTTGCAGCTATACCAGATACTTATTATGAAGCAGCAGAAATTGATGGAGCAAGTAAATTTACACAATTTATGAAGATTACATTACCATCATTAGCTCAAACTGCTTATCCATTATTAATAACTAGTTTTGCATTTAACTTTAATAATTTCTCATCTGCATATTTAATTACAGAAGGTAATCCACCAAAAGCAGGAAGTCCATATGCTGGTTATACAGATATTTTGGCTTCAACAAACTATAAGTTATCAACTGTTAATGGTAAATATGCAATCGGTGCCACATTAAGTATATTAGTTTTTATAGTATTAGCAACAATTTCATATGTTCAAATGAAGGCATCAGGACAATTTGAGGAGGTAAACTAA